Proteins from a genomic interval of Chryseobacterium indologenes:
- a CDS encoding LUD domain-containing protein, whose amino-acid sequence MNLFKRIVSKLTNQPEEEEKQSLEKLGDSLKNADLDYKFAQLFTHSGGFFNYCADEAEALQTLNQIIKIEGIRNLFCWDKELQNFLNVVKSPYTSELQPSNDAAFITCEYLIAYDGRIMLSHNNILHYHSSRLPDRIIIIANVSQIVNNLNDAMGKIKRNGNIKNLTSISGSQSKMDSSSNSNTKLFLLLLED is encoded by the coding sequence TTGAATTTATTCAAGAGGATTGTAAGCAAACTTACCAACCAGCCTGAGGAAGAGGAAAAACAGAGTCTGGAGAAGCTTGGGGATTCGCTCAAAAATGCGGATCTCGACTATAAGTTTGCGCAATTATTTACGCATTCGGGAGGATTTTTTAATTATTGTGCAGATGAAGCGGAGGCTCTACAAACTTTAAATCAAATTATTAAAATAGAAGGTATAAGAAACCTTTTCTGTTGGGACAAAGAACTTCAGAACTTTTTGAATGTTGTGAAGTCTCCCTATACGTCAGAATTGCAACCGTCTAATGATGCAGCATTCATTACCTGTGAATACCTGATCGCTTATGACGGAAGAATTATGCTTTCTCATAATAATATTCTCCATTATCATTCTTCAAGGCTGCCGGATAGAATTATCATTATTGCCAATGTTTCACAGATTGTAAACAACCTGAATGATGCCATGGGGAAAATAAAAAGGAACGGAAATATCAAGAATCTTACTTCCATCAGCGGAAGCCAGTCAAAAATGGATAGTTCTTCGAATTCCAATACCAAATTGTTTTTATTACTGCTTGAAGATTAA
- a CDS encoding phosphatidate cytidylyltransferase: MDKNLIQRTISGLVYVAVIILCTTPLGAQLINSIVPGLIQQQYLYHGLMSLLLVVGTWECIKIMKFGKGYEKWVVFPLVIFIFYIFSKRYFHHDFFFDFRLSEILALALIGIAVVTLFKFPNELYFDSGKLIFTVIYVALPFSFALGLPKFSSYNDNFSLEVLFLFILIWSSDTFAYLVGKFFGKHKMAPKISPKKTWEGYAGGVVLTLVLSYFIEHYQPELRGNWMVVGFLVAAFAPLGDLVESQLKRNFGVKDSGNIIPGHGGVLDRLDSFIICVPVVYLYFILEKFI, translated from the coding sequence TTGGACAAAAACCTTATTCAAAGAACCATTTCAGGCCTGGTGTATGTAGCCGTTATCATTCTTTGTACCACTCCGTTGGGAGCACAGCTCATCAACAGTATCGTTCCCGGCCTTATTCAACAGCAGTACCTATATCATGGATTAATGAGCCTTTTGCTGGTTGTAGGAACCTGGGAATGTATCAAAATCATGAAATTCGGGAAAGGATATGAGAAATGGGTCGTTTTTCCGTTGGTCATTTTTATATTTTATATTTTTTCCAAAAGATATTTCCACCACGATTTCTTTTTTGATTTCAGACTGAGTGAAATCCTTGCTCTTGCATTGATAGGGATCGCTGTGGTTACTTTATTTAAATTTCCCAACGAATTATACTTTGACAGTGGTAAACTTATTTTTACAGTCATTTACGTAGCGCTCCCGTTCAGTTTCGCATTAGGATTACCAAAGTTCTCCAGCTATAACGATAACTTCTCTCTGGAAGTTCTTTTCCTGTTTATTTTAATATGGAGTAGCGATACCTTTGCTTATCTGGTAGGGAAATTCTTTGGAAAACATAAAATGGCCCCTAAAATTTCCCCTAAAAAGACATGGGAAGGATATGCAGGTGGAGTAGTGCTGACACTGGTTTTATCTTACTTTATCGAGCATTATCAGCCGGAACTGAGAGGAAACTGGATGGTTGTTGGATTTCTTGTTGCTGCCTTTGCCCCACTGGGAGATCTGGTGGAGAGTCAGCTGAAAAGAAATTTCGGCGTAAAAGACAGTGGAAACATCATTCCGGGGCATGGTGGTGTATTAGATAGGTTGGATAGTTTCATAATCTGTGTTCCTGTCGTATATTTGTACTTTATTTTAGAAAAATTTATATAG
- a CDS encoding phosphatidylserine decarboxylase family protein has product MKLHRESKGTITVATILFLLVGALAIYFLKIWSLVIIMPLLVIYCLVFWFFRVPDRTILDHKENVIAPVDGKVVMIKEVEENEFLQGKAIQVSIFMSPLNVHICRYPVTGKVIYKKYHPGKYLVAWHEKSSTENERTTVAVETQTNHKVVFRQIAGYVARRIVFYCNEGDQAKAGHEFGFIKFGSRMDVFLPLDTEIVCQIGDITKGGLDVIAKLKH; this is encoded by the coding sequence ATGAAATTGCATAGAGAATCAAAAGGAACAATCACCGTAGCGACGATCCTTTTTTTGTTAGTGGGAGCGCTGGCGATTTACTTCCTTAAAATATGGTCACTGGTGATCATCATGCCTTTGTTGGTTATTTACTGTCTTGTATTCTGGTTTTTCAGAGTTCCGGATCGTACTATTCTCGATCACAAAGAAAATGTAATCGCACCGGTCGACGGAAAAGTTGTAATGATCAAGGAAGTAGAAGAGAATGAATTCCTTCAGGGAAAGGCCATTCAGGTTTCTATTTTCATGTCTCCACTGAATGTACACATTTGTAGATATCCGGTGACCGGAAAAGTGATCTACAAAAAATATCATCCGGGGAAATATCTCGTAGCATGGCACGAAAAGTCTTCTACAGAAAATGAAAGAACGACGGTAGCAGTAGAAACGCAGACGAACCATAAAGTGGTCTTCAGACAGATTGCGGGATATGTTGCCAGAAGAATTGTTTTTTACTGTAACGAAGGAGATCAGGCAAAAGCCGGACATGAATTCGGTTTCATCAAGTTCGGATCAAGAATGGATGTATTCCTTCCTCTGGATACTGAAATTGTGTGTCAGATCGGAGATATCACAAAAGGGGGTCTGGATGTGATCGCCAAACTGAAACACTAA